The Rhopalosiphum maidis isolate BTI-1 chromosome 1, ASM367621v3, whole genome shotgun sequence genome has a segment encoding these proteins:
- the LOC113548612 gene encoding alkaline ceramidase 3, with the protein MAFQEFNSTGYWGKPTATIDWCEKNYEVNYYVAEMWNTISNLMMIIPPLWGIWDMKKQKFARRFFFCYAFILVVGFGSLAFHMTLLYEMQLFDELPMVWGTCYCVYCLSIVKHDMKSKIIPNKLLLLILIIISIGFAIIYLAWPQPLLQHVCYGILVAISLAQEIKLILEFKCAVCKHMFIVAIALYLFGFFLWNIDNIFCKNITILREQIPMFLQPFTQMHAWWHIFAGYGVYIQVLFCIHSTYDYHKKYKLSNLLLPENMYFSIRWQKTTKSY; encoded by the exons ATGGCTTTTCAAGAATTCAATAGCACAGGTTATTGGGGTAAACCTACAGCTACCATTGATTGGTGTGAGAAAAACTATGAAGTTAATTACTATGTTGCTGAAATGT ggAATACTATCAGTAatttgatgatgataataccTCCATTATGGGGTATTTGGgatatgaaaaaacaaaaatttgctcgaagattttttttttgttatgcaTTCATTTTGG tgGTTGGTTTTGGCAGTTTGGCATTTCACATGACACTTCTATATGAAATGCAGTTATTTGATGAATTACCAATGGTTTGGGGAACATgttattgtgtttattgttt atcaATAGTTAAACATGATatgaaatctaaaattattccgaataaattattattattaatattaataattataagtattggatttgcaataatttatcttgCTTGGCCTCAACCATTATTGCAACATGTTTGTTATGGTATACTAGTTGCTATATCATTAGCACAAGAAATCAAActaatattagaatttaaatgcgCTGTTTGTAAACACATGTTTATTGTTGCAATAGCATTATACCTGTTTGGGTTCTTTTTGtggaatattgataatatattttgcaaaaatatcac GATCTTAAGAGAACAGATTCCAATGTTCCTACAACCATTCACTCAAATGCATGCCTGGTGGCATATATTTGCAGGATATGGAGTTTATATTCAAGTTCTAttttg tATTCACAGCACATATGattaccataaaaaatataaactgtcAAATCTACTTTTACCTGagaatatgtattttagtatacGTTGgcaaaaaactacaaaaagttattaa